The genomic stretch TGCTTATACCAATATTGAACATGAAATGTATAAAGCGAAAGAGATGGAAAGAATCTTTCGTGGTAGTAATGGACTCGATTTCCTTGACATATTTTGGAACAGTGAGATCTATAATAACCTTTATTTTGTTTACAAAAATGGAAATGTCCTTTTCGATGATCCGAGTGAAGATCCAAAATTAATTTCTTTAGATATGAGGACTCGGATGTGGTACCAATGTGCGAAAAAAACAGGGGAACCTTGCGTAAGTGATATATATACTAATTTATTCCCTCCTCACGATGATATGATTATTTATTCATACCCTGTTTATCGTGACGGTATTTTTTTTGGTGTTGGTGCTTTTGATATACCGATTGAAAAAATAACGGACAATGTTGTTAGTGGTTTGACTATGACCCATGTTGATTTTGTCGATTCGACATACAAAGTATATTTTACGATGAATGTAAATATGCTGGTACATTTTTTTGTGTTTATCAGTTCAACATTTACCGTGCTAATGCTCTCTTGTCTATTGTATTTTCGAGTTATTAAAGTTCGACTTGGTCGTTATAAATATGATGGGTTAACAGGACTTCTAAGACGAGATTCATTTAAGAAAAATAATACTGATAATAAAGTGAAGTGTTTTTGTTTGTTGGATATTGATAACTTAAAATATATTAATGATACTTATGGTCACGACATTGGCGACGATGAAATAAAATCTATTTCTCTATGTATAAAATCAACGATGAGAGAGCAGGATGTATTATTTCGTTGGGAAGGGGGAGGAGTTTCTAATAATCCTGAGAGCTGAGCCGCATAAAAGGATCGACATCGATGTGATTATGAAAAGGTTAAGGTATACGATCGAACATTTAGTAACAGATGGTGTGCCTCGTTTTACTGTGTCTATTGGTTATCATATTTGTCTATTGATGGCTCGATCAATGAAGCTATTAATAAAGCGGATGTAGCTCTTTATGCAGCTAAGAATACGGGACGGAATCAAGTTGTTTGTTATCATCCGACATTAGATAATCAGCTTAGAAAAGTAGCTGGAATTGTAAAATAAATTAGCTACATTTTACTGAACGCTAATATGCACATCCCAACGGAATGAAGAAGTATAAATTACAGTTATTGCATTTTAATTTATACTCTTTCCTATGTATAAGTGTCTTTTCAATGAATGTTCTTTTTACTCGCATGTGTAAACCTTTAGCATGGCATTTACTGCATTCTTTTTTTAACATGACTGATACCCGCTAAAACTAGAATAATATCTAATTAGAGACTAATTTGAAAATAATGTAATTAGGGTTTCATTATAAAAAAATTAATTAAATATTAAGGGGGCCCGTCTACTTCCTTTTCTCTTGTATAACTCCCCTCAGAAATCTGTTCATCCACATTCTGTTCAACAGACTACTTACTGGTAATTTGTCTAATAACATTTGAATGTGAAACTAGATACTTGATTCACGTTTTTAAAATCATGGTATTACATTACTATCCAATTAATAGCTGATAACACTGACAGTTAAAATGTACTTTCCATTAGATTAAACAGCATTAACACAAGGATTGGATATGAAAGATGTACTTACTTTAGAATCAAATAAGATGGTTAGAAATATAAAAATTGGTCACATTGAAATTAACCTTTTAAGTGGTGTGATAAAAACTAATACACCACAATTTAAACTAGATAGAGTAGGTCGGAAAGAAGCTAAGTTACTTGAATTATTATTTGATAATGAAAACGATATAGTGAGTAAATTCAGTTTGTTAGACTTGGTATGGGGAGAGCAAGTAGTGACAGAAAATTCTCTGGCTGTCGCAATGTTTAATTTAAGAACATTCTTAAAAAAGTATGATGAAAAAAATAAATACAGGCTCATCAACGTCAGTGGTTACGGATATGGACTGTATAGTGATCACCTGTTGTAGACAGTGCTGTTTTTTATAATTTAATTCATCAAGGCCCTCACTACGTTATGAAAATAAGACTGATGATTTTCAAAAATACGCGATGTTAGAAGTCTTATATAAAATTGTTATTTGATCGCTAGGTCAATTTCGACTCGTTGGAGATTAGTATGTAATTTTAGCTCGTACTTTCACATGGTTACATGCTGAATAATTAGATAATACGAGTTAGGTACTGACATATTCTAGGCTGATTGATGTATCTTACCTCCTAGAAATGACAACGTGTCCACTTGGGTATGTTTAATTAAGTTCAACAATTTGAAGGTATTCCGTTGTTGTGGCTGGAGCCACTAGAGAATACTTATTTTAGTTTCGCTAAATGGAGTTAGCACCAATGACTAAGAAGACACTGCCTACCAAAAAAATGTCTAACAACATCTCTCTACTTGCTGTATCGGTAGCTTTCGCGCTGACAGCGGGTACCGCTCAGGCGAGTATGGGTAATTTAGGCACCACATTTGGTTTATCACCTGTTGATATTGCCTCTGCTCAATCTTTTTCTTTATTCAATTCACAATCATCAGCAGCGTATTACAATCCATCTGCGCTAGCCACTGCTGGTCAAGGCGAGGTGTATGTCGGTTTATTATCAGCAACGCCTGATATGACTGCGGGTGAGCAAGCATTTGATGAAGCAACGCAACCAATACTTGCAGGCATGAATGTTAATGTCACCAATCTGTTTAATTTTTCTTACCCAATTTACTTTGGTTTGATTGCTGGTATTGAGAATTACGGTACCGAGATGATGGCATTTAGCTCGTCAACATCAGAAACGGGTCAGTTAGCCAATTATGGTGAGAAACCACTGTTTGTTGCAGCGTCAGGCTCAATACAAATCGTCCCAGGTTTAACGATTGGTGGTGGTGCGCAAGTATCTCTGCATGCGGATGCGGCGATGAATTTAGAAAGTGAACTCGATGGTACTGCGGCGGGTAACGAGAGTGTTGCTATTGCTGCGGAACCGGTGATCACCCCTATTGCCGGTATTACCTTGGATTTTGGTCGAATGATGTGCGGCAGTGATACGTCTTGCTCAGGTAATGGCATTACCTTTGCAGCTGCTTTCCGTGGTGAAAGTTATGGCCAAGCAAACATTAAAGCGGCAGCAACGATTACGCAAACGGTTACGGATTTACCCATTAATTTATTAACGTATGATGCATATCAGCCTGATATCATTTCTGCGGGAGTGCGTATTAAAGCGGGCATGGTGAGCTTTGCCTTCAGTGCAGAGCAACAAAACTGGTCTGATTTAAATGCATTAATGTTAAACGACACGGTGAAAGACCAAGCAAGCGTTGGCTTTGAAGATATCATTATTCCACGCGCTGGCATGGAGCTTAACTTTAACGATACCGTTAAATTGATGGCAGGTGCAAGTTATGAAGTGTCACCACTAGATCCAGAAAAAGCCACTCTGGATGTGAATTACTTAAGTGCCGATAAATTGGTTGTTGGTGCGGGCATATCGTATTTTCATAAAGGTACGGGGTTAACGGCTTACCCTTGGCAGATTGATCTAGCGTATCAATTACAGGTACTTGATCCAACAGATCACACAATTACTCATCAAGACAGCGCAAATAATTCTTCAGTTGAATTGGAAGGCACAGTGTCAACGATTTCACTTTCATTCGCGACTAAGTTTTAAGGCGGTCTTATGCAGATAATTAATACGCGTTTAAATCCTTTTTTTAGTTCTTTTGTTAAGGGGAGTTTAGTTGCCTCGGCGATCACACTTAGCGGTTGTGGTGTTGAATTACAAGAAAATGAACAAGCTGAAGAAGTCGCACTTACCGCTGAAGAAAATCGAGCTGCACTGGCAGAGCGTCGAGCACAAAGTTTATTTGACGCCCATGAGTTCTATTCATTCCCATCGAATGGTCAGGCTGATGTGGCGGTTAATACTTCGGTATTATTGTCATTTTCGCATCCACTAGATACCTTTGCATCGCAAGTATTTAGCCTTACAGACAGCAAGGGGAATAGCGTTGAAGTGACATCGGTAGAGGTAACTGAAGGAAGTTTTGCGATAGACCCTAATAACCCACCGACGAATGGTTTCGCTTTTAAACCAACACAAGCGCTAAAATCGGGTGAGCAGTACACAGTTACTTACGCAATTGATTTATTGAATGAAGCGGATGGTAATGCTGAATTGACAGCGGAGCGCACAGCGCAAGATCCGCTTACCTTTACCACTCGCTTAGCGAAAGACTCGGCTAACTTTGCCTTGGATACAAATGGTTTTTTCCCGAGCGATGATTTACCGTTTACGACGTTCACAACATTACGTCTACGCATGACCAATGACATTGATACTAATACCTTAGTGACTGGTGATACGTTTAAATTTCAAAAAATAGGTACAAGTGAGCAAATTACTGGTGATTTGATTGCCAAAGGTCGCTATGTCACTTTTGATCCGGCAGTTGATCTTGATATTGACGCCAGCTATGAACTTATCATCAGTGATGGCGTTAAAGATATGGCGGGTAACCGTTTTGCCGGTTTAGAAAAAATCTTCACGGTATTGGATTCGGGTGAGCATGCACTTAAACCAATGAACGTCACCATGAATGATAATAACCAGGCATCACCTTATTCGGGTGAACTGATTAATGCGGTAACGATTAAATCAGTACTGATTGGTG from Moritella marina ATCC 15381 encodes the following:
- a CDS encoding diguanylate cyclase produces the protein MSFIFTLKMIILSFMITSCSLFFIFSSSYQNAYTNIEHEMYKAKEMERIFRGSNGLDFLDIFWNSEIYNNLYFVYKNGNVLFDDPSEDPKLISLDMRTRMWYQCAKKTGEPCVSDIYTNLFPPHDDMIIYSYPVYRDGIFFGVGAFDIPIEKITDNVVSGLTMTHVDFVDSTYKVYFTMNVNMLVHFFVFISSTFTVLMLSCLLYFRVIKVRLGRYKYDGLTGLLRRDSFKKNNTDNKVKCFCLLDIDNLKYINDTYGHDIGDDEIKSISLCIKSTMREQDVLFRWEGGGVSNNPES
- a CDS encoding winged helix-turn-helix domain-containing protein, whose product is MKDVLTLESNKMVRNIKIGHIEINLLSGVIKTNTPQFKLDRVGRKEAKLLELLFDNENDIVSKFSLLDLVWGEQVVTENSLAVAMFNLRTFLKKYDEKNKYRLINVSGYGYGLYSDHLL
- a CDS encoding OmpP1/FadL family transporter: MTKKTLPTKKMSNNISLLAVSVAFALTAGTAQASMGNLGTTFGLSPVDIASAQSFSLFNSQSSAAYYNPSALATAGQGEVYVGLLSATPDMTAGEQAFDEATQPILAGMNVNVTNLFNFSYPIYFGLIAGIENYGTEMMAFSSSTSETGQLANYGEKPLFVAASGSIQIVPGLTIGGGAQVSLHADAAMNLESELDGTAAGNESVAIAAEPVITPIAGITLDFGRMMCGSDTSCSGNGITFAAAFRGESYGQANIKAAATITQTVTDLPINLLTYDAYQPDIISAGVRIKAGMVSFAFSAEQQNWSDLNALMLNDTVKDQASVGFEDIIIPRAGMELNFNDTVKLMAGASYEVSPLDPEKATLDVNYLSADKLVVGAGISYFHKGTGLTAYPWQIDLAYQLQVLDPTDHTITHQDSANNSSVELEGTVSTISLSFATKF